In Desulfobacteraceae bacterium, the following are encoded in one genomic region:
- a CDS encoding ABC transporter ATP-binding protein, with protein sequence MNAALSVEELSVFYGDTQALWDVSFSVQSGQLVALLGANGAGKTTTLKAICGLLTAAEGRIAYEGRTISELPVHETANLGITLVPEGRQLFPKMNVEENLIIGSYLGRAKENRQRNLERVYALFPRLAERRNQAAETLSGGEQQMVAIGRGLMQNPRLIMFDEPSLGLAPILVQEMFTVIQELHSQGLTIFLVEQNVNQTLKIADYCYVIENGRIVQEGTGREMEENPRVREAYLGF encoded by the coding sequence ATGAATGCAGCCCTGAGCGTTGAGGAGCTCTCCGTGTTCTATGGCGACACCCAGGCCCTCTGGGATGTCTCCTTCAGCGTGCAATCCGGGCAGCTGGTGGCCCTTTTGGGCGCCAACGGGGCCGGCAAGACCACCACCCTTAAGGCCATCTGCGGTCTGCTGACAGCCGCCGAAGGCCGGATCGCCTACGAGGGCCGCACCATCAGCGAGCTGCCGGTGCATGAGACCGCCAACCTCGGCATCACCCTGGTGCCCGAGGGCCGGCAGCTGTTTCCCAAAATGAACGTCGAGGAAAATCTGATCATCGGCTCCTATCTCGGCCGGGCCAAGGAAAACCGCCAGCGCAACCTCGAGCGGGTTTACGCCCTTTTCCCTCGGCTGGCGGAGCGGCGCAACCAGGCCGCGGAAACTCTTTCGGGCGGCGAGCAGCAGATGGTCGCCATCGGCCGGGGGCTGATGCAAAACCCGCGGCTGATCATGTTCGACGAACCCAGCCTGGGGTTGGCGCCGATCCTGGTTCAGGAAATGTTCACCGTCATCCAGGAGCTCCACAGCCAGGGGCTCACCATCTTCCTGGTGGAGCAGAACGTCAACCAGACCCTCAAAATCGCCGATTACTGCTACGTGATCGAAAACGGCCGCATCGTCCAGGAGGGAACCGGCCGCGAAATGGAGGAAAACCCCAGGGTCCGGGAGGCCTATCTGGGGTTCTAA
- a CDS encoding type 1 glutamine amidotransferase: MELSGKKVLILVEQLYNEFEFWYPYYRLKEAGATVTVVGSGSARVYNSKNGLPVTVDTAAESVAVTEHDGLIIPGGYAPDIMRRHAAMVGLVKTCAEAGKLVAAICHAGWMLASAEIVAGRTVTSFFSIRDDLVHAGARWVDQEVVVDGNLVTSRTPEDLPAFMRAVINALK, from the coding sequence ATGGAACTAAGCGGCAAAAAAGTCCTGATTCTAGTCGAGCAGCTCTACAACGAGTTTGAGTTCTGGTACCCTTACTACCGCCTCAAGGAGGCCGGTGCGACGGTGACGGTGGTGGGTTCGGGTAGCGCGCGGGTCTACAACAGTAAAAACGGTCTGCCGGTGACGGTGGACACCGCCGCGGAAAGCGTCGCTGTGACCGAACACGATGGCCTCATCATTCCCGGCGGCTATGCGCCCGACATCATGCGGCGGCACGCGGCCATGGTCGGCCTGGTCAAAACCTGCGCTGAAGCGGGCAAACTGGTGGCGGCGATTTGCCACGCGGGGTGGATGCTGGCCTCGGCTGAGATCGTCGCGGGGCGCACCGTGACCTCGTTTTTCTCCATCCGGGACGATCTGGTGCATGCCGGCGCGCGCTGGGTGGACCAGGAGGTCGTGGTGGACGGCAATCTGGTCACCAGCCGCACCCCTGAGGACCTGCCGGCCTTCATGCGGGCGGTCATCAATGCCCTGAAGTAG
- a CDS encoding amino acid ABC transporter substrate-binding protein produces the protein MVKRLLIGFLALAVLAGPAWAQAERDFFKIGVITSLSGDLATGGNVTKRGYDLWAQAVNEAGGIEIQGKKYPVKLFYADAQSEPSQGASAAERLATQEKVDMVLGPYSSGVTLAAAPVLEKYKIPMITGSAESPMIWKQKFFYTFGTIPPVNFTGATPIETLKALDPAPATAVILGSNDTFSKATAEAFNSAAEAAGIKVRKFNIVPSGQDLTPFMSAIKVLRPDLVAFGGHDEELINLVKSLRQIDYTPKALLMHYGVTEPAFVEALGKYAEGVLGASVWTETVHTQSDILWKDAATYAQAAQKAFGVPADYTQAGSSTAGIAFQAALQTVNAPPPLSESDREALVKALEKLEIQTFYGRLKFAEEGDFYHANIGLTPLTVQIQNGIAVIVGPEADAQAKLLFPMVPWKER, from the coding sequence GCTCAAGCTGAACGGGATTTCTTCAAGATCGGCGTCATCACGTCCCTTTCCGGGGATCTGGCCACCGGCGGCAACGTCACCAAACGCGGCTACGACCTGTGGGCGCAGGCCGTCAACGAGGCCGGCGGGATCGAAATCCAGGGAAAAAAATACCCGGTCAAACTGTTCTACGCCGACGCCCAGTCCGAACCCTCCCAGGGGGCTTCCGCGGCTGAACGCCTGGCCACCCAGGAAAAGGTCGACATGGTCCTGGGGCCTTATTCTTCGGGCGTCACCCTGGCGGCCGCCCCGGTCCTGGAAAAATACAAGATCCCGATGATCACGGGCTCGGCCGAGTCCCCCATGATCTGGAAACAGAAATTTTTCTACACCTTCGGCACCATCCCGCCGGTCAATTTCACCGGCGCCACCCCCATCGAAACCCTCAAGGCGCTTGACCCGGCCCCCGCCACAGCCGTCATTCTGGGCTCCAACGACACCTTTTCCAAGGCCACCGCCGAGGCATTCAACAGCGCGGCCGAAGCCGCCGGCATCAAGGTGCGCAAGTTCAACATCGTCCCCTCCGGCCAGGACCTCACCCCCTTCATGTCGGCCATCAAGGTGTTGCGCCCCGACCTGGTGGCCTTCGGCGGCCATGACGAAGAGCTCATCAACCTGGTCAAGTCCCTGCGTCAGATCGATTACACGCCAAAGGCGCTGCTGATGCACTACGGCGTGACCGAGCCGGCCTTCGTCGAAGCCCTCGGCAAGTACGCCGAAGGCGTGCTCGGCGCGTCGGTCTGGACGGAAACGGTCCACACCCAGAGTGACATCCTCTGGAAAGACGCCGCCACCTATGCCCAGGCCGCCCAAAAGGCCTTCGGCGTCCCGGCCGATTACACCCAGGCCGGCTCCTCCACCGCCGGCATCGCCTTCCAGGCTGCCCTGCAGACTGTCAACGCCCCTCCGCCGCTGAGTGAAAGCGATCGCGAAGCCCTGGTCAAAGCCCTGGAGAAGCTCGAAATTCAGACCTTCTACGGCCGGCTGAAGTTCGCCGAGGAGGGTGACTTCTACCACGCCAATATCGGCCTCACGCCCCTTACCGTCCAGATCCAGAACGGTATCGCCGTCATCGTCGGCCCCGAAGCCGACGCCCAGGCGAAACTGCTGTTCCCCATGGTTCCCTGGAAAGAGCGCTGA
- a CDS encoding branched-chain amino acid ABC transporter permease, producing the protein MNRRHLLWIGIALAGLLMLPKFFPDPFLLRIVTEVFMWVGLAITWDVMAGYTGYLNFGHGAFFGVGAYVTAILMMRAGWPFAATLPAAGLVAGVAALIAGLPTLRLKGAYFAIATWALALAVQQLALVLNITGGPDGMRLPPFLHPQFFFYLMFTLVAVTFALLWFLLEKAPFGLKVKAIREDEQGAMALGINPTTIKMQAFILSAIPAGVMGGVYAYWITFIDPASVLADIITDQAMVMAVFGGLGTLIGPLIGAILIFAFKTYFWAYLSDYQVLYLIILGGVIALTVVFLPNGLWGTITGATGGRRILRKASGVPQTDQRPQASGEKEI; encoded by the coding sequence ATGAACCGGCGCCATTTGCTCTGGATCGGCATAGCGCTTGCGGGGCTGCTGATGCTGCCGAAGTTCTTTCCCGACCCGTTTTTGCTGCGGATCGTGACCGAGGTTTTCATGTGGGTCGGGCTGGCCATCACCTGGGATGTCATGGCCGGCTACACCGGGTATCTCAACTTCGGACACGGCGCCTTTTTCGGGGTCGGCGCCTACGTCACCGCCATCCTGATGATGCGCGCGGGTTGGCCCTTCGCCGCCACCCTGCCGGCGGCCGGATTGGTGGCCGGGGTGGCGGCGCTGATCGCCGGATTGCCCACCCTGCGCCTCAAGGGGGCCTATTTCGCCATCGCCACCTGGGCCCTGGCTCTGGCGGTGCAGCAACTGGCGCTGGTCTTAAACATCACCGGCGGCCCTGACGGCATGCGTCTGCCACCTTTTCTGCACCCGCAGTTCTTCTTCTACCTGATGTTCACCCTGGTGGCCGTCACCTTCGCGCTGCTGTGGTTCCTGCTGGAAAAGGCGCCCTTCGGCCTCAAGGTCAAGGCCATCCGCGAGGACGAGCAGGGCGCCATGGCGCTGGGGATCAACCCCACCACCATCAAGATGCAGGCCTTTATTCTGTCGGCGATCCCCGCCGGGGTCATGGGCGGGGTGTATGCTTATTGGATCACCTTCATCGACCCGGCCTCGGTCCTGGCGGACATCATCACCGACCAGGCCATGGTCATGGCGGTCTTCGGCGGCCTCGGGACCCTGATCGGCCCGCTGATCGGCGCCATCCTGATTTTTGCCTTCAAGACCTATTTCTGGGCCTATCTGTCCGACTACCAGGTGCTTTACCTCATCATCCTGGGGGGTGTGATCGCTCTCACGGTGGTGTTTCTGCCCAACGGGTTGTGGGGGACCATTACCGGCGCCACCGGTGGCCGCCGCATCCTGCGAAAGGCCTCGGGTGTCCCTCAGACGGACCAGCGGCCCCAAGCCAGCGGAGAAAAAGAGATATGA
- a CDS encoding roadblock/LC7 domain-containing protein codes for MSHTFSQKQLDGIEEILQEDLIQLGVHCVVLIDMAGNIIANLDNGEMEHDIYSLAALAAGNFGAVSTMAKIIGEDEFSLLFHKGEKESIHFSKVTSDFLLVSIFGKDVSLGFLRLKVAEAIEKINKLL; via the coding sequence TTGTCGCATACATTCAGTCAGAAACAGTTGGACGGAATCGAGGAAATCCTGCAGGAAGATCTGATTCAACTTGGTGTTCACTGTGTCGTTTTGATCGATATGGCGGGCAATATCATCGCCAATCTGGACAACGGCGAAATGGAGCATGACATCTACTCGCTCGCCGCTCTGGCCGCCGGCAATTTCGGGGCCGTCAGCACCATGGCCAAAATCATCGGCGAAGACGAATTTTCCCTTCTCTTTCACAAGGGGGAAAAGGAGAGCATCCACTTCAGCAAGGTGACCTCCGATTTTCTGCTGGTGTCGATTTTCGGCAAAGACGTCTCACTGGGTTTTCTGCGGCTCAAGGTTGCCGAGGCCATCGAGAAAATCAACAAACTGCTTTAG
- a CDS encoding gliding motility protein → MAFVNLKKKEVQVKIVYYGPGRGGKTTNLEYIYSKFNNRIKTEMVAIKTHGDRTLFFDFLPFDIGKIKGYDVKIQLYTVPGQVKYNATRQLVLRGADGIVFVADAMVVRKDKNIVSLKNLQNNLAAHKKDIFAVPLVFQYNKMDLAGQGIPLLPFDVLEQNLNAQLKAPSFAASALTGKNVAQTLKKIVSLTLSSLQKELV, encoded by the coding sequence ATGGCGTTTGTCAATCTCAAGAAGAAGGAAGTTCAGGTCAAGATTGTCTACTACGGGCCCGGCCGCGGAGGCAAGACAACCAACCTGGAGTACATCTACAGCAAGTTCAACAACCGCATCAAAACCGAAATGGTGGCCATCAAAACCCACGGGGATCGCACCTTGTTTTTTGACTTCCTGCCCTTTGACATCGGCAAGATCAAAGGCTACGACGTCAAAATCCAGCTCTACACCGTTCCGGGCCAGGTCAAGTACAACGCCACCCGCCAACTGGTGCTGCGAGGCGCTGACGGCATCGTCTTTGTGGCCGATGCCATGGTGGTTCGCAAAGACAAGAACATCGTCTCGCTGAAGAACCTGCAAAACAACCTGGCCGCGCACAAGAAGGATATCTTTGCGGTTCCCCTGGTCTTTCAGTACAATAAAATGGATCTGGCCGGACAGGGCATTCCGCTGCTCCCCTTCGACGTGCTGGAGCAGAACCTCAACGCCCAGCTCAAGGCGCCCTCCTTCGCCGCCAGTGCGCTGACGGGAAAAAATGTGGCTCAGACACTTAAAAAAATCGTTTCACTCACCCTCTCTTCCCTGCAGAAAGAGCTCGTATAG
- a CDS encoding branched-chain amino acid ABC transporter permease — MFLLLPQALVDGFLIGGIYVTIAIGFSLAYGVMHIIDFAVGEWIMLGAFLGFYLNRWLPVEPLLFLPLVFVVFAAIGYFFQPVIHRVLSGKKGNPLLMALVFTFGLALMIKGLGLTVFGFYSHSIPSSLSAGSFSLEMGPLFVTVPVIRLTGLIYALAITLALHYLLKKTDFGLAVRALSQNKDAAGLMGINAKRTSSYVYGIYVGISAMSGVLIGCIFSISAQMGSQYTVFSFFVVVLAGMGYLSGVPWAAFLLGVVQSFFLIYFNPGWTLLAVFGILYAVLLVSPKGLFGKGV, encoded by the coding sequence ATGTTTCTTCTACTGCCGCAGGCGCTGGTAGACGGATTTCTCATCGGCGGCATCTACGTGACGATCGCCATCGGGTTTTCACTGGCCTACGGGGTGATGCACATCATCGACTTCGCCGTCGGCGAATGGATCATGCTGGGCGCCTTTCTCGGTTTTTACCTCAACCGGTGGCTGCCGGTGGAGCCCCTGTTGTTCCTGCCGCTGGTCTTCGTCGTTTTCGCGGCCATCGGCTACTTTTTCCAGCCGGTGATCCACCGGGTGCTGAGCGGTAAAAAGGGGAACCCGCTTCTCATGGCGCTGGTCTTCACCTTCGGCCTGGCGCTGATGATCAAAGGGCTGGGGCTGACAGTCTTCGGCTTTTACAGTCACTCCATCCCCTCGTCCCTTTCGGCCGGCTCTTTTTCGCTGGAAATGGGCCCCCTTTTCGTCACGGTTCCCGTGATCCGCCTCACCGGCCTGATCTACGCCCTTGCCATCACCCTGGCGCTTCACTACCTGCTGAAAAAAACCGATTTCGGCCTGGCGGTCCGGGCCCTCTCCCAGAACAAGGACGCCGCCGGTCTGATGGGCATCAATGCCAAGCGGACCAGCTCCTATGTCTACGGCATCTACGTCGGCATCAGCGCCATGTCCGGGGTTCTGATCGGCTGCATCTTCTCCATCAGCGCCCAGATGGGCTCGCAGTACACCGTCTTCTCCTTTTTCGTCGTGGTCCTGGCCGGTATGGGCTACCTCTCCGGGGTGCCCTGGGCCGCATTTCTTTTGGGAGTGGTGCAGTCCTTTTTTCTGATCTACTTCAATCCGGGCTGGACCCTGCTAGCGGTCTTCGGGATCCTGTATGCCGTGCTGTTGGTGTCGCCCAAAGGACTTTTCGGGAAAGGAGTGTGA
- a CDS encoding ABC transporter ATP-binding protein: MTTPLLKVEDLTKTFGGLHAVEDVSFQIRQGEIIGLIGPNGAGKTTIFNLISGYHPPTRGRIAFNGRDITGRRPYELARLGIGRTFQVVKPFPGLTVLENVVIAAFARHPKRADAEEHAWRILENTGLADRAGVSAASLTLAGRKRLEISKALALEPQLLLLDEVVAGLNPTEADQTIKLILKLRDSGISILIVEHIMRVIMNISDSILVLNFGRQIAMGKPAEVTQNPEVVKAYLGEEAA, from the coding sequence ATGACAACGCCGCTTCTCAAGGTCGAAGACCTGACCAAAACCTTTGGCGGTCTGCATGCCGTCGAGGATGTGTCCTTCCAGATCCGGCAGGGGGAAATCATCGGCCTGATCGGCCCCAACGGGGCGGGCAAAACCACCATTTTCAACCTCATCAGCGGCTATCATCCCCCCACCCGCGGCCGCATCGCCTTCAACGGCCGGGACATCACCGGCCGCCGCCCCTACGAGCTGGCCCGGCTGGGCATCGGACGGACCTTTCAGGTGGTCAAACCCTTCCCCGGTCTGACGGTGCTTGAAAACGTCGTGATCGCCGCCTTTGCGCGGCACCCCAAACGGGCCGATGCCGAGGAGCACGCCTGGCGGATATTGGAAAACACTGGGCTGGCCGATAGGGCCGGCGTGTCGGCCGCCAGCCTGACCCTGGCGGGCCGCAAGCGCCTGGAAATCAGCAAGGCACTGGCGCTTGAGCCCCAGCTCCTGCTGCTGGACGAGGTGGTGGCGGGGTTGAACCCCACCGAAGCCGACCAAACCATCAAACTGATCCTGAAGCTGCGCGACAGCGGCATCAGCATCCTGATCGTGGAGCACATCATGCGGGTGATCATGAACATCAGCGACAGCATCCTGGTGCTGAACTTCGGCCGCCAGATCGCCATGGGAAAACCCGCGGAGGTGACCCAAAACCCCGAGGTGGTCAAGGCCTATCTGGGAGAGGAGGCGGCATGA